The nucleotide window TTGGGCGAACTCACCGAACACCAGCCCAAGACCATGGTCAAGATCCAGGGCACACCCATCCTCACCCACATCGCCGACGCCTACAACGCCGTCGGCATCAAAGACATCGTCGTCGTCCGGGGCTACAAAAAAGAAACCGTGAACCTCCCCAATCTCACCTACGTCGACAATGACGAGTATGCCGAGACCGGCGAACTCGCTTCCCTGCTCAAAGCGCTCCAGTCGCGCAAAGGCCGCGCACAGCACACCATCGTTTCCTACGGCGACGTACTGTTCAACAAATACATTCCCCAGTCTCTCTGCCAGGAGTCGGATGACTGCGTCATCTTCATCGACAGCAACTGGCGTGAACAAAGCCGCTATTCCCGACTCGGCGGCTTTGCCGAATGCAGCATCCCCAACTCCCGACGGGCCTTCAACGCCAAGGTCTACCTCAAACAGCTCGGCAACAAGATCCCCGAATCCAACACCCACGGCGTCTGGATGGGTTTCCTCAAGGTCTCCCCGGCCGCCGCCACGCTCATCACCACCATCATTACCGAACTGCTCGCGCAGCCCGGCAATCGCAAAGCCACGATTCCTCAACTGTTACAAGAACTCCTCAAGCGCCAGCAGCCCATTCGGGTCCTCTACACCGTCGGGCACTGGCTCGACATCAACAATCTGGAAGATGTGGTGCAGGCGGGAGAGTTTTAAGCACAGGAGCCACTTCCAGAACCACTTGGACTACCGTATAAACGAAGTACCGGTTATGTGAAACCATCGCCGTCGACCCAACCTCGACTGAACCATCCTGCCAGCCTTACCCCCTGTTCCCCTCGGTCCAAACCACTGCCGCCCCATACGAAGGTACTATTGTGCCGGCTGAATTCCATTCCGCATAATCCCCACTCCGGCAGACTCAACCATCCTGTCCGGATAGACAATCTCCCCTACGGAATGGAGTCTCCCGCGATGGCTGTCCGCACCACACACACCGCACCCACGTTATTCATCCTTGGTGTCCTGCTGACAAGCTGCAGCGCCCCTCCGCCTCCCGTCGCCACTCCCGCGCCGGTCAGCCAAGAGGTCCAATTCCACACCATGTGGGACGACATCTACGAACGACTCAAACCAGAGATTCAAAACGGCTCCATCATCGTGGAACGAGGAAAGGTCGGCACAACCACGCTCGCGCCAGCCGATTCACACAAGGTTCGGCATGAGGTCCGCCTCCCCTCGGCCACACAGGCGGCCCATATCGACGGCGCTCCGTTGATCATACCTGCCGACAACACCACGGACGCAGCTGCGGCACTCTCCCGTGAGGCCTCTCTCAATGAGTTCATCCGAATCCGGTTATCCGATCGGGTCCTCTTTGCATCCGGAGACGATCGCATCAGTGAAGAAGGCACCACCGTTCTCGCGCGGCTCGGCGCGATTCTGCAAGACGAGGCGAATATCCAGATAGCGATTCAGGGACACACTGACAACAAACCGATCCGAGACCGGCTCCGCCATCGATTCACAGACAATCAGGCCCTGTCTCAGGCCAGAGCCTCGAATGCCGCAGCCATATTGAAGCGCAGCGGAATCCCCCTCTCGTGGCTGACCCTCCAGTGGTTCGGTGAGAACCAACCTCTTTTGCCGAACGACTCAGAAGAGAGCCGCAAGAAAAACCGCCGCGTCGAAATCCTGATTACGCCGAAAGAACATCCGTAAGCGAATGATCGCAGAGAAACACACCGCCATGTCAGCTCCGCCCCGGTGGGTCCGCAGCATACGCGTCATACTCCTGGCACTTGCCGTCTTGGGAGTTCCAGTCGGCTGGGTCACGCTCGCATCCCCCGGCACGGAATCAGCCAAGCCGACACGACCAGAAGGCAACCAGCCTGATACCGACCCCGCAATCGCGCTGGTTCGTGAAGGCCTCGCGCTTCTGGACAAGAAGAACGCCGGAGGAGCTATCGAGGTCCTAGAGCGCGCGGTCGCCCTTGCCCCCAACCTCGTCGAGGCGCACTACCAGCTTGGACGGGCCTTTGAGGAAGCGCACAACAGCCGACGAGCCATCACAGAATATGAGACCGTCTCCACCCTATCGCCGGATCATCTGGACGCCCATTTTCAGCTCGGCCTGCTCTACGCCCAGCAAGACGACCCGAGCCGAGCCATTCAACCCTTCAGCGCGATTCTTCGCATCAATCCGCAACATCCATCCGCACGATACAACCTCGGACTCGTGCTGAAGAAAGTCGGACGACCGGATCAAGCACAACGCCATTTTGAACTCGTCCTGGCACAGAATCTGTCTCACGCTGGAGCCCATACCAATCTCGGCAATATCTGGTACGACCGGCAGGATACTCAACGTGCTGTCGCTGAATACCGGGCCGCCCTCCTTGCCGCGCCTGACCATCTCATGGCTCGCCGCAATCTGGCGATGGTACTGCTGGAACAAGGAGATGTAGACGAAGCCCTGGCCGAGTACGCCCAGGCCATGGCCGTCCATCACGGCGACCCTGCGCTGCATGCCGAGTATGCGACACTCTTGCGCCGGGCCGGACGTACGTCGGAAGCAGAACGCGAATATCGCCAAGCCCTGGCGTATCTACCGAGCACCCCGGAACAGTCTGATCGGCGGACGCAGATTGAAGCTGGCCTTCGGGAACTCTCCACCGCACAGAGTACGCAGTAGTGGCATCGCCCTCGCGGGCCGATCGCGCAAACACGGACTTCTTCTGGTGAGGAACTGCGCGTTAGGGAGTCTTTTGCTTCACCACGATGGCGCGAAGAAGCGATTCGAGCTTGGCTCTGGCATCCTCGCTCGACCCGTTCGACGTCAGCGACGCATGCAGGTCGATCCAGGTGCCCGCCTGCACCCAATGGGCATGCAGATGGGAATTCGTGATGTTGGGAACCGCACGCTCATAGGCGATCGTCTCCCAGTTGCCCAACCGGCCGAACACCACGCGCTGCGCGTCAGGGAGTCCGTTCTTCTTGGACACCGTGACCTCGTCCGCCCAGACCTTCTGGAGACCGGGGAACGCCTGGTCGGACTCGAACCATCCGGAGATGATCACCTGTTTGGCATCGTCCCGGAAATGAAAGTAGCGCGGGTTGGTGGTCGATCCTCCGATCGCACTGTTTGTCAGCGACAAACCGCCGAGAGGAAGACGCATGACCAGGCGGCTCGCCGGAACCGTGAGCACGTGTGCCTGTTCGGTCGAGGTAATCTGAAGCGCATCCGAACGCACGGAATGCTCCTGCGTCCCCGACGCACCGGTCTTCCCGGCCGTATGAGCCGCCCGCTCCAGCATCACCATCGCCTGCTGATTGACCGGATCCGACGCCTCTTGGGACAGGATCGTGAACGACACCAGCAAATCTCCCACCCGCAACATCCCCTGTTTCATTCGCTTGAATTCGCCCGGCTTCGAGTCCCGATCGGTCACCGCATAGTGGTAGCCGAGCCCGGTCGTGCCGGTCATCTCCACCACGGCCACGTCGGATTCAATCGCTTGCGCCTTGGCCTGCGACGCCGCCTGCTCTACCTTCTTTCGAATCTCCGCAGCCACCGGAAGCACCGCCCCTGAACGGTCGGACCAGATGGGCGTAAGCAATACTCGAAACGCGGCCCCGCGCTCTGGAACGAAGGCAATCGTCGGCGGAAGCCCATTCGGCGGCTGCGTGACGCTGTCTTTCCAGGAGACAGGCACATTGAGCTGGAGACTGCCGTGCTGGCCCAGCGCGTAGTCCCGGGACGCCGTCGCTTCGGCAAACGCCGTGGCTGCCGTCAGCACGACCCCGAGCACCATCACACATCGAATCACATTGCAACGCATCACTGCACCTCCAAGAAATCAGACCCTTCGCCTTTTGTCCGAGGCGGCCAACCACCAACAGTACACGAGACCAGTCCTCAAACCCAATCCTTCATTACAGGCCCACGCAGTCACATCAATTGCAGAAAGGTGGCCAGCCGCATGAAGAAGCAGAGGAACGGTGAAGCATCCTGTCA belongs to Nitrospira lenta and includes:
- a CDS encoding OmpA/MotB family protein; the protein is MAVRTTHTAPTLFILGVLLTSCSAPPPPVATPAPVSQEVQFHTMWDDIYERLKPEIQNGSIIVERGKVGTTTLAPADSHKVRHEVRLPSATQAAHIDGAPLIIPADNTTDAAAALSREASLNEFIRIRLSDRVLFASGDDRISEEGTTVLARLGAILQDEANIQIAIQGHTDNKPIRDRLRHRFTDNQALSQARASNAAAILKRSGIPLSWLTLQWFGENQPLLPNDSEESRKKNRRVEILITPKEHP
- a CDS encoding tetratricopeptide repeat protein is translated as MSAPPRWVRSIRVILLALAVLGVPVGWVTLASPGTESAKPTRPEGNQPDTDPAIALVREGLALLDKKNAGGAIEVLERAVALAPNLVEAHYQLGRAFEEAHNSRRAITEYETVSTLSPDHLDAHFQLGLLYAQQDDPSRAIQPFSAILRINPQHPSARYNLGLVLKKVGRPDQAQRHFELVLAQNLSHAGAHTNLGNIWYDRQDTQRAVAEYRAALLAAPDHLMARRNLAMVLLEQGDVDEALAEYAQAMAVHHGDPALHAEYATLLRRAGRTSEAEREYRQALAYLPSTPEQSDRRTQIEAGLRELSTAQSTQ